The region AGGAATATGACAAGAATCCATACGATGAGATTCTAAATCCTAAAGGCATTATCCAAATGGGTCTTGCAGAAAATCAGGTTGgtattatcatcatcattattattactactaCTCATCATATAATCATATAATGCCTTTAATTAAGCTTCGTTTTGCGTTAATTAATGTCACAGCTATGTTTTGACCTGCTGGAGAGATGGCTAGAGGAGAACCCAGATGCCGCTGGCTTTAAAAGAGACGGGAAGTCCATTTTTAGAGAACTTGCCCTGTTTCAAGACTACAATGGCTTGCCTGCATTCAAAAAGGTACTgcctttttgtcttttcaattttcaatactATTATGTTCTTGTCGAAGCTGGATCTAATTCAATGCGCGTTTCAGGCATTGGCTGAGTTCATGTCGGAGATTAGAGGGAACAGAGTAACGTTCAATCCCGACCACATAGTTCTCACTGCTGGTGCCACCTCTGCTAATGAGACACTTATGTTCTGCTTAGCTGAACCTGGCGACGCCTTTCTTCTGCCCACCCCCTACTATCCTGGGTACGTTTCCAGAACCAAATTGTAGTGTAATTCTCTACTCTTTGCAATGTCTTACGTTGTCATAATTTTTACAGATTCGACAGAGATTTGAAATGGAGAACTGGGATAGAGATTGTCCCCATCCATTGTTCCAGCTCCAATGGCTTCAGAATTACAGAGTCTGCCCTGTTAGAAGCCTACCAAAGCGCCCAAAGTCGTGACCTCAAGGTCAAAGGCGTGCTCGTCACTAACCCATCAAACCCATTAGGAACCACCATCACTACTCAAGAACTCAACCTTCTACTCCAATTCATTGCATCAAAAAATCTTCATCTAATCAGCGACGAGATCTACTCCGGCACGGTTTTCCGCAACCCGGGATTCGTTAGCGTCATGGAAATTCTCAACCAAAACTATAAACACAATCATCAAATCCGTAAACAAGTTCACATTGTTTATAGTCTCTCGAAAGATCTCGGTCTACCGGGGTTTAGAGTCGGAGCGATTTATTCGAACGACGATGTAGTTGTGGCTGCAGCGACGAAAATGTCGAGTTTCGGATTGGTGTCGTCGCAAACTCAGTACCTTTTATCAGCTATGTTATCAGACAAGAAGTTTACTAAGAATTACATTAAGGAGAATCAAAAGAGGCTGGAGAAAAGACAGAAAATGCTGGTGAGAGGGCTGCAAAAGGCAGGGATTAAGTGCCATAAAGGGAATGCAGGGCTGTTTTGTTGGGTGGATATGAGGCATTTGCTTGGAGCCAATACTTTTGAATCAGAAATGGAGCTTTGGAGGAAGATTGTGTTCGAGGTGCGGTTGAACGTGTCGCCCGGACAGTCGTGCCATTGCTCCGAACCCGGTTGGTTCCGTGTTTGTTTTGCCAACATGTCCGAGGCAACGTTGGACCTTGCAATGCAGAGACTAAAGGCTTTTGTGGTTAACTCCACAGTAACTACTAGTCCTACTACTACCACTACTACAAACCATCTCCccacgaagaagaagaacatggTTAAGTGGGTTTTTCGGTTATCGTTTAACGATCGCGTTGCCAATCACACGAACGATAACTTGGGATAATCCCCTcttcgtgttttttttttccttcttccttgtGGGGAAGGAATTTCAATTTGTAGTATCATTTTTTCGAACGTGTAAAATACGTACATGCACTCGGTCCCTTTGTGGATTAGCAGTGGCGTCTGTAATCATCTCGATTTCGTATTAAACATTGGATCAATGcattatttattctattttttttatatgggaTCCGACTCCAAAAGCAATTAGAACCGATGACTATACTAAATaccctttaaaaaatttggaagcGCCGTCCTAGATCTAAACTCTATCTTGGTCAAACGAAACACTAAATCTAGATATAAAGGCAGTAAAAGTCAAAccaacaaaacattaaaagtcAACGTTCAATGTTATTACGTGTGTgtgaacatccatccatccatctggGTGAGAGTGGCAAGAGGGAGGGCGGGGTTTCGGCGGCATTAACGGCCAAGTTAACAAAAAATGAGCAACGCGTCTTCGGGTTATGATATGTCAAACGTAATTTGGTTTCCAAGTGTCCTCGTGT is a window of Cucurbita pepo subsp. pepo cultivar mu-cu-16 unplaced genomic scaffold, ASM280686v2 Cp4.1_scaffold001092, whole genome shotgun sequence DNA encoding:
- the LOC111786147 gene encoding 1-aminocyclopropane-1-carboxylate synthase 3-like translates to MGILSRKATCNSHGQDSSYFLGWEEYDKNPYDEILNPKGIIQMGLAENQLCFDLLERWLEENPDAAGFKRDGKSIFRELALFQDYNGLPAFKKALAEFMSEIRGNRVTFNPDHIVLTAGATSANETLMFCLAEPGDAFLLPTPYYPGFDRDLKWRTGIEIVPIHCSSSNGFRITESALLEAYQSAQSRDLKVKGVLVTNPSNPLGTTITTQELNLLLQFIASKNLHLISDEIYSGTVFRNPGFVSVMEILNQNYKHNHQIRKQVHIVYSLSKDLGLPGFRVGAIYSNDDVVVAAATKMSSFGLVSSQTQYLLSAMLSDKKFTKNYIKENQKRLEKRQKMLVRGLQKAGIKCHKGNAGLFCWVDMRHLLGANTFESEMELWRKIVFEVRLNVSPGQSCHCSEPGWFRVCFANMSEATLDLAMQRLKAFVVNSTVTTSPTTTTTTNHLPTKKKNMVKWVFRLSFNDRVANHTNDNLG